A single region of the Paraburkholderia megapolitana genome encodes:
- the galU gene encoding UTP--glucose-1-phosphate uridylyltransferase GalU has protein sequence MLKVTKAVFPVAGLGTRFLPATKASPKEMLPIVDKPLIQYAVEEAMAAGITEMIFVTGRSKRAIEDHFDKSYEIEAELEARGKTKLLELVRSIKPSHVDCFYVRQPEALGLGHAVLCAEKLVGDNPFAVILADDLLYGTPPVMAQMIDVFDHYHSSVIGVEEIPPAETKSYGIVDGKEWEDSIIKMSGIIEKPAPEVAPSNLGVVGRYVLKPRIFEHIRALKPGAGGELQLTDAIQSLLADEQVLAYKYHGTRFDCGSKLGYLKATVEFALRHPEVAADFEAYLRNRPGVLEG, from the coding sequence ATGCTAAAAGTTACAAAGGCAGTCTTCCCGGTAGCGGGTCTCGGCACCCGGTTCCTCCCCGCCACGAAGGCGAGCCCGAAGGAAATGCTGCCCATCGTCGACAAGCCGCTCATTCAATACGCGGTTGAAGAGGCGATGGCCGCGGGCATCACTGAAATGATCTTCGTGACGGGCCGCAGCAAGCGCGCGATCGAAGATCACTTCGACAAGTCCTACGAGATCGAAGCCGAACTCGAAGCGCGCGGCAAGACCAAGCTGCTCGAGCTGGTGCGCAGCATCAAGCCGAGCCATGTCGATTGCTTCTATGTGCGCCAGCCGGAAGCGCTCGGCCTCGGGCACGCGGTGCTGTGCGCGGAGAAGCTGGTCGGCGACAACCCGTTTGCGGTGATTCTTGCGGACGACTTGCTGTACGGCACGCCGCCCGTGATGGCACAGATGATCGACGTGTTCGACCACTATCACAGCTCGGTGATCGGCGTGGAAGAGATCCCGCCGGCTGAGACGAAGTCGTATGGGATCGTCGACGGCAAGGAGTGGGAAGACTCGATCATCAAGATGTCGGGGATCATCGAAAAGCCGGCGCCCGAAGTCGCGCCGTCGAATCTCGGTGTGGTCGGTCGCTATGTGCTCAAGCCGCGTATCTTCGAACACATCCGTGCATTGAAGCCGGGCGCGGGCGGTGAACTGCAACTGACCGATGCGATCCAGTCACTGCTCGCCGATGAACAGGTGCTCGCGTACAAGTATCACGGCACGCGCTTCGATTGCGGCAGCAAGCTGGGGTATCTGAAGGCGACGGTCGAATTCGCGCTGCGGCATCCGGAAGTGGCCGCCGATTTCGAAGCGTATCTGCGCAACCGGCCGGGCGTACTGGAAGGTTAA
- a CDS encoding ferritin-like domain-containing protein: MSKSSDAQQSNDSFVMDVQHLREQARKHMSEGAVTETYGADRDTVLKLLNDSLATEIVCVLRYKRHHFMAKGINSEAVAAEFATHAAEEQGHADLLAERIVQLGGEPDLDPTSFRSRAHSEYKEGKNLTDMIRENLIAERIAIDSYREIIRYLGDKDTTTRRIFEEILAVEEEHADDMADLLDGRE, encoded by the coding sequence ATGTCGAAATCATCCGATGCACAGCAGTCGAACGATTCGTTCGTGATGGACGTGCAGCATTTGCGCGAACAGGCCCGCAAGCACATGTCGGAAGGTGCGGTTACCGAGACGTATGGCGCGGATCGCGACACCGTGCTGAAACTGCTCAATGATTCGCTCGCGACGGAGATCGTCTGTGTGCTGCGCTACAAGCGCCATCACTTCATGGCGAAGGGCATCAACTCGGAAGCCGTTGCCGCGGAATTCGCCACGCACGCAGCGGAAGAGCAGGGCCATGCCGATCTGCTCGCGGAGCGTATCGTGCAACTAGGCGGTGAACCGGACCTGGACCCGACGAGCTTTCGGTCGCGTGCGCATTCCGAATACAAGGAAGGCAAGAACCTCACCGACATGATTCGCGAGAACCTGATTGCCGAGCGTATCGCAATCGATTCATATCGCGAGATCATTCGCTACCTTGGCGACAAGGACACGACGACACGGCGCATCTTCGAGGAGATTCTTGCCGTCGAGGAAGAGCACGCCGACGACATGGCCGACCTGCTCGACGGTCGCGAATGA
- a CDS encoding DUF1328 domain-containing protein — MLKWALIFAVIAVIAGLLGFTGIAAGAAVIAKFLFVLFLILCVVFLVLGFVVTKKIVD; from the coding sequence ATGCTGAAATGGGCACTCATCTTTGCCGTCATCGCTGTGATTGCCGGCTTGCTCGGTTTTACCGGCATCGCGGCGGGCGCCGCTGTGATCGCGAAGTTCCTGTTCGTGCTGTTTCTGATTCTGTGCGTCGTATTTCTCGTGCTCGGCTTCGTCGTGACGAAGAAGATCGTCGATTAG
- a CDS encoding entericidin A/B family lipoprotein, with amino-acid sequence MTRLIALLLIAGTAVLAGCNTVAGAGQDISSGGHAITNTADKVAQ; translated from the coding sequence ATGACTCGACTCATCGCTCTGCTTCTGATCGCCGGCACCGCCGTGCTTGCTGGCTGCAACACCGTGGCGGGTGCCGGCCAGGATATTTCTAGCGGCGGCCACGCGATCACCAATACGGCTGACAAGGTCGCGCAGTAA
- a CDS encoding DUF4397 domain-containing protein, producing the protein MKFIRTMAAVVGAASLVAACGGGGHDLGKELGLQDAEIHFVHAIPSGPTVDFLVNNTALQKGISYKNVTNFTNIGNGQTTVAYTATGTTTPLLASGAFPDVAKGHEYTVLALPGLTAPDIGLIDDPFDKGLLSNSARLRAFNASVNASNIDLYLVSAGTTDVSSVSPSMAGVSFKNAVPASGQDSIYVSGGTYQLIATQAGSKTPIFQSNSFDLQNNADWLVTSVPIAGALSQLLPNQIHLLVAQGGNTSQPALELTNTLNGQ; encoded by the coding sequence ATGAAATTTATCCGGACCATGGCGGCGGTAGTCGGCGCAGCGTCCTTAGTCGCTGCATGCGGCGGCGGAGGACACGATCTCGGCAAGGAACTCGGGCTGCAGGATGCAGAAATCCACTTCGTTCACGCGATACCGAGTGGACCGACGGTCGATTTTCTCGTCAACAACACGGCGCTGCAGAAAGGCATTAGCTACAAGAACGTGACCAACTTCACGAATATCGGCAATGGGCAGACCACGGTCGCCTACACGGCGACAGGCACGACGACGCCATTGCTCGCGAGCGGAGCGTTTCCCGATGTCGCCAAGGGTCACGAATACACGGTGCTGGCATTGCCGGGACTCACCGCGCCGGATATCGGCCTGATCGACGATCCGTTCGATAAAGGGTTGCTGTCGAACAGCGCGCGACTTCGTGCGTTCAATGCATCGGTTAACGCGTCGAACATCGACCTCTATCTTGTGTCGGCCGGCACGACCGACGTGAGCAGCGTCAGTCCGTCGATGGCGGGTGTGTCGTTCAAGAACGCGGTTCCGGCCAGCGGTCAGGATTCGATCTATGTATCGGGCGGAACCTACCAGTTGATCGCAACGCAGGCCGGCAGCAAGACGCCGATTTTTCAGTCGAACTCGTTCGATTTGCAGAACAACGCGGACTGGCTTGTGACGTCGGTGCCGATCGCGGGTGCGTTGAGCCAGTTGCTGCCGAACCAGATTCACCTGCTCGTGGCGCAGGGCGGCAACACATCGCAACCGGCGCTTGAATTGACGAATACGTTGAACGGTCAGTAA
- a CDS encoding NADPH-dependent 2,4-dienoyl-CoA reductase, whose product MSYQNLLAELDLGFTTLRNRVVMGSMHTGMEDRFWNYPKLAAYFRERARGGTGLIVTGGISPNREGWLLPFGGTLNSVFDLRNHRLLTQAVHEEGGKIALQILHAGRYGYQPFVVSASALKSPISKFKPRALSEAGIARTVRAYARCARLAQRAGYDGIEIMGSEGYLLNQFLSPRTNQRNDQYGGSIENRMRLPREIVEAVRAACGERFIVIYRLSLIDLVDGGTTWDETVQVAQALETAGVTMFNTGIGWHEARVPTIVTSVPRAAFAPLSARLKAAVRVPVIVSNRINTPELAERLIAEGAGDLVSLARPLLADPEFVVKTAENRAHEINTCIACNQACLDHTFQNKRATCLVNPRAGRETELVYRPLATGSTPRKVAVVGAGPAGLSAASVAAARGHRVTLFDAASVVGGQFNLAMRVPGKEEFAETIRYFSSQLQRHAVDIRLDTRVDAALLAAGGYDDVIVATGIVPRKPGIAGIDGPNVLSYVEVLRGAPVGRTVAVIGAGGIGFDVSEFLLHPPGAPLPMPRDAWLDEWGVDLSVTTRGGLKRPDEPHPPREIWLLQRKAGKLGAGLGKTSGWVHRATLARNGVHMLDDVTYDEIGARGLKISRGGETQWLEVETIVVCAGQESLRELYPATQAAEGTRYHLIGGAALATELDAKRAIREGAELAARL is encoded by the coding sequence ATGTCTTACCAAAATTTGCTCGCGGAGCTCGATCTCGGCTTCACGACGCTGCGCAACCGCGTCGTAATGGGTTCGATGCACACCGGCATGGAAGACCGCTTCTGGAATTATCCGAAGCTGGCCGCTTATTTTCGCGAGCGTGCGCGCGGCGGCACGGGCCTGATCGTCACCGGCGGTATTTCGCCGAATCGCGAAGGATGGCTGTTGCCGTTCGGCGGCACGCTCAATTCGGTGTTCGATTTGCGCAATCACCGGTTGCTCACGCAAGCGGTTCACGAGGAAGGCGGCAAGATTGCGCTGCAGATTCTCCATGCGGGGCGCTACGGCTATCAACCGTTCGTGGTGTCGGCGTCGGCACTGAAGTCGCCGATCTCGAAGTTCAAACCACGCGCGTTGAGCGAAGCGGGCATCGCGCGAACCGTGCGGGCCTACGCGCGCTGCGCGCGACTCGCGCAACGCGCAGGCTATGACGGTATCGAGATCATGGGTAGCGAAGGCTATCTGCTGAACCAGTTCCTGTCTCCGCGCACCAACCAGCGCAACGATCAATATGGCGGCAGCATCGAGAACCGCATGCGGTTACCGCGCGAAATCGTCGAGGCGGTGCGGGCCGCATGCGGCGAGCGTTTTATCGTCATCTACCGGCTGTCGCTGATCGATCTGGTCGATGGCGGCACTACGTGGGATGAAACCGTGCAGGTTGCGCAGGCGCTCGAAACAGCCGGTGTGACGATGTTCAACACCGGCATCGGCTGGCACGAAGCACGCGTGCCGACGATCGTCACGTCGGTTCCGCGTGCGGCATTCGCGCCGCTCAGCGCGCGTTTGAAAGCTGCCGTGCGCGTGCCGGTCATTGTCTCGAACCGGATCAACACGCCCGAACTCGCGGAGCGTCTGATCGCCGAGGGCGCCGGCGATCTCGTCTCGCTCGCGCGGCCCCTGCTCGCCGACCCCGAGTTCGTCGTCAAGACCGCGGAGAACCGCGCGCACGAAATCAACACGTGTATCGCGTGCAATCAGGCCTGTCTCGATCACACGTTCCAGAACAAACGCGCAACCTGCCTCGTGAATCCGCGTGCGGGTCGTGAAACCGAACTGGTCTATCGTCCGCTGGCTACCGGCAGCACGCCGCGCAAGGTAGCCGTGGTCGGTGCGGGACCAGCGGGATTGTCGGCTGCGAGCGTCGCGGCGGCGCGCGGCCATCGCGTGACGCTGTTCGATGCGGCATCTGTGGTGGGCGGCCAGTTCAATCTGGCGATGCGTGTGCCGGGCAAGGAAGAATTCGCGGAAACGATCCGCTATTTCAGCAGCCAGTTGCAGCGGCATGCTGTAGATATCAGGCTCGATACACGCGTCGATGCAGCATTGCTCGCAGCGGGTGGTTACGACGACGTGATCGTCGCTACGGGCATCGTGCCGCGCAAGCCGGGCATTGCGGGTATCGATGGGCCGAACGTGCTGTCGTATGTGGAGGTGCTGCGCGGTGCGCCCGTGGGGCGTACGGTTGCTGTGATCGGTGCGGGCGGCATCGGTTTCGATGTCAGCGAATTTCTGCTGCATCCGCCCGGCGCGCCGCTGCCGATGCCACGCGATGCATGGCTCGACGAATGGGGCGTGGATCTGTCGGTGACAACGCGCGGCGGCCTGAAGCGCCCCGATGAACCGCACCCGCCGCGCGAAATCTGGCTGCTGCAACGCAAGGCCGGCAAGCTTGGCGCGGGGCTTGGCAAAACGTCGGGCTGGGTACATCGCGCGACGCTGGCACGCAACGGCGTGCATATGCTCGACGACGTGACGTATGACGAGATCGGCGCGCGCGGACTGAAGATCTCGCGCGGCGGCGAAACACAGTGGCTCGAAGTGGAAACGATCGTGGTATGCGCGGGACAGGAGTCGTTACGCGAACTCTATCCGGCTACCCAGGCGGCAGAGGGAACGCGTTATCACCTGATCGGCGGTGCGGCGCTTGCAACCGAACTCGATGCGAAGCGCGCCATTCGCGAAGGCGCGGAGCTCGCTGCGCGGTTATAG
- the phoR gene encoding phosphate regulon sensor histidine kinase PhoR produces the protein MNVIWTRSIVSVVLLAVLCAALGVLFSVKAALVLAILVLLVQSIFSTFHKQRLWRLLDAPVYGEVPSAPGIWGEIYYRLHKLAKRWHAQVRQVEQQHSRFIQAIQASPNGVAMLDDHDQIEWCNAISEVHFGLDAKRDLRQHITHLVRQPDFVRYLNSHQYDEMLIMRGMGDKRQNVLSVQVFPYGENRKLVLSQDITELERTDAMRRDFVANVSHELKTPLTVLSGFLETMRELPLGETERTRYLELMEQQASRMRHIVSDLLVLATLEGDGKPPSSSQMIDMRAVLRHLKEDSQSLSGDRHRISFDVDEALTVTGVETELMSAFGNLLTNAIHYTPDGGTIHVNWHAQGECAVFSVIDSGLGIPAADIPRLTERFYRVDRSRSRDTGGTGLGLAIVKHVLQRHDAQLEVKSEEGRGSTFSVRFPAARTARRQPAPV, from the coding sequence ATGAACGTCATCTGGACGCGCTCCATCGTGTCGGTCGTGCTGCTTGCCGTTCTGTGCGCGGCGCTTGGCGTGCTGTTCAGCGTCAAGGCGGCACTGGTCCTCGCGATACTCGTGCTGCTCGTGCAGAGCATCTTCAGCACATTTCACAAGCAGCGTCTGTGGCGCCTGCTCGATGCTCCGGTGTATGGCGAGGTGCCGAGTGCGCCCGGCATCTGGGGCGAAATCTATTACCGGCTACACAAGCTCGCGAAGCGCTGGCATGCACAGGTGCGCCAGGTCGAACAGCAGCATTCGCGTTTTATCCAGGCCATCCAGGCTTCGCCGAACGGCGTGGCAATGCTCGACGATCACGATCAGATCGAGTGGTGCAATGCGATCTCCGAAGTTCACTTCGGGCTCGACGCGAAGCGCGATCTGCGGCAACACATTACCCACCTCGTTCGGCAGCCCGATTTCGTCCGTTACCTGAACTCGCATCAGTACGACGAAATGCTGATCATGCGCGGGATGGGCGACAAGCGGCAGAACGTGCTGTCGGTGCAGGTGTTTCCGTACGGCGAGAACCGCAAGCTCGTGCTGTCGCAGGACATCACCGAGCTCGAGCGTACCGACGCGATGCGGCGCGACTTCGTGGCGAACGTTTCGCATGAACTGAAAACGCCGCTCACCGTGCTGTCGGGTTTCCTCGAGACGATGCGCGAATTGCCGCTCGGCGAAACGGAGCGCACGCGCTACCTGGAACTGATGGAGCAGCAGGCGTCGCGCATGCGGCATATCGTCAGCGATCTGCTGGTGCTGGCCACGCTCGAAGGCGACGGCAAACCGCCCAGCAGCAGCCAGATGATCGATATGCGCGCGGTATTGCGCCATCTGAAGGAGGACTCGCAGAGTCTGTCCGGCGACCGGCACCGCATCTCGTTCGACGTGGACGAGGCGCTGACGGTAACCGGTGTCGAGACCGAGCTGATGAGCGCGTTCGGCAATCTGTTGACCAACGCAATTCACTACACGCCCGACGGCGGCACGATCCATGTGAACTGGCACGCGCAGGGCGAGTGCGCGGTGTTCTCGGTGATCGATAGCGGCCTTGGCATTCCCGCCGCCGATATCCCGCGGCTCACCGAGCGTTTCTATCGTGTGGACCGCAGCCGGTCGCGCGATACCGGTGGCACCGGGCTCGGCCTCGCGATCGTCAAGCACGTGCTGCAGCGGCACGATGCGCAACTGGAAGTGAAGAGCGAAGAAGGGCGCGGCAGTACGTTTTCCGTGCGCTTTCCGGCTGCACGTACGGCACGCCGGCAGCCGGCGCCGGTCTGA
- the phoB gene encoding phosphate regulon transcriptional regulator PhoB, which produces MPSSILVIEDEPAISELISVNLQHAGHCPIRAYNAEQAQNLISDVLPDLVLLDWMLPGKSGIAFARDLRNNERTKHIPIIMLTARGDEQDKVLGLEIGADDYVTKPFSPKELMARIKAVLRRRAPQLTEDVVAINGLKLDPATHRVAAHAEGSEVKLDLGPTEFRLLHFFMTHPERVHSRTQLLDQVWGDHVFVEERTVDVHIKRLRAALKPAGCDAMIETVRGSGYRLARAA; this is translated from the coding sequence ATGCCTAGCAGCATTCTCGTCATCGAAGACGAGCCCGCCATTTCGGAGTTGATTTCGGTCAACCTTCAACACGCGGGACATTGCCCGATCCGTGCGTACAACGCCGAACAGGCGCAGAACCTGATCAGCGATGTGCTGCCCGACCTCGTTCTGCTCGACTGGATGCTGCCGGGGAAATCCGGCATCGCATTCGCACGCGACCTGCGCAACAACGAGCGTACGAAGCACATCCCAATCATCATGCTGACCGCGCGTGGCGATGAACAGGACAAGGTGCTCGGCCTCGAAATCGGCGCCGACGACTACGTGACGAAACCGTTCTCGCCGAAAGAACTGATGGCGCGTATCAAGGCGGTGCTGCGCCGCCGCGCGCCGCAGCTCACCGAAGATGTCGTCGCGATCAATGGTCTGAAGCTCGATCCCGCTACGCATCGGGTCGCCGCGCATGCGGAAGGCAGCGAGGTCAAGCTCGATCTCGGGCCGACGGAATTCCGTCTGCTGCATTTCTTCATGACCCATCCGGAACGCGTGCACAGCCGCACACAACTGCTCGATCAGGTGTGGGGCGATCATGTGTTCGTCGAAGAGCGGACCGTTGACGTGCACATCAAACGTTTGCGCGCGGCGCTCAAGCCTGCCGGGTGCGATGCTATGATCGAGACGGTTCGCGGCAGCGGTTACCGGCTTGCGCGGGCCGCATAA
- the phoU gene encoding phosphate signaling complex protein PhoU gives MSDKHLSSQFDADLNLVSSKVLEMGGLVESQIVNAMLALNGFDAEIADQVIAAEERLNAMEIEIDEECSNIIARRQPAARDLRLLIAISKTITNLERAGDEAEKIAKRTKRLMEETSSRTINIAEIKLSGEMAVSILRRALDAFARLDTVAAAQIVRDDKAIDEEFRAFVRKLVSYMTEDPRTISAGLDFLFIAKAIERIGDHAKNIAEFIIYIVKGTDVRHKSRDALEREALS, from the coding sequence ATGTCCGACAAACACCTCTCCAGTCAGTTCGATGCCGACCTGAACCTCGTATCGTCGAAGGTTCTCGAAATGGGCGGCCTCGTCGAATCGCAGATCGTGAACGCGATGCTGGCGCTGAACGGCTTCGACGCGGAGATCGCCGACCAGGTGATCGCCGCCGAAGAACGTCTGAATGCGATGGAAATCGAAATCGACGAAGAGTGCAGCAATATCATCGCGCGCCGTCAGCCGGCCGCGCGCGACCTGCGCCTCCTGATCGCGATCTCGAAGACGATTACGAATCTCGAACGCGCCGGCGATGAAGCCGAGAAGATCGCGAAGCGCACCAAGCGTCTGATGGAGGAGACCTCGTCGCGCACCATCAACATCGCGGAAATCAAGCTATCCGGCGAAATGGCCGTGTCGATCCTGCGCCGTGCGCTCGATGCGTTCGCGCGTCTCGATACCGTGGCCGCCGCGCAGATCGTGCGCGACGACAAGGCGATCGACGAAGAATTCCGCGCGTTCGTGCGCAAGCTCGTGTCGTACATGACCGAAGATCCGCGCACGATCTCCGCGGGCCTCGACTTCCTGTTCATCGCGAAGGCGATCGAGCGGATCGGCGACCATGCGAAGAACATCGCCGAATTCATCATCTATATCGTCAAAGGTACGGATGTGCGGCACAAGTCGCGTGACGCGCTCGAGCGCGAAGCGCTTAGTTGA
- the pstB gene encoding phosphate ABC transporter ATP-binding protein PstB: MNMAESHLNPVERPAAPSGFDPAASERTHAPTQPKIEVNDLNFFYGKYHALKNVNLKIPEGKVTAFIGPSGCGKSTLLRTFNKMYALYPEQRAEGEILMDGENLLTTKRDISLLRARIGMVFQKPTPFPMSIYDNIAFGVKMFESLSRSEMDDRVEWALTKAALWNEVKDKLGQSGYGLSGGQQQRLCIARGIAIRPEVLLLDEPCSALDPISTGRIEELIAELKSDYTVVIVTHNMQQAARCSDYTAYMYLGELIEFGDTEKIFIKPVRKETEDYITGRFG, translated from the coding sequence ATGAATATGGCAGAGAGTCACCTCAACCCCGTCGAGCGCCCGGCCGCGCCCTCTGGCTTCGATCCGGCCGCGAGCGAACGCACGCATGCGCCGACGCAGCCGAAGATCGAGGTCAACGACCTCAACTTCTTCTACGGCAAGTATCACGCGTTGAAGAACGTCAACCTGAAGATTCCCGAAGGCAAGGTGACCGCGTTCATCGGTCCGTCGGGCTGCGGTAAGTCGACGCTGCTGCGCACCTTCAACAAGATGTATGCGCTCTATCCGGAGCAGCGCGCCGAAGGCGAAATCCTGATGGACGGCGAGAACCTGCTGACGACCAAGCGCGACATCTCGCTGCTGCGCGCGCGCATCGGCATGGTGTTCCAGAAGCCGACGCCGTTCCCGATGTCGATCTACGACAACATCGCATTCGGCGTGAAGATGTTCGAGTCGCTGTCGCGCTCGGAGATGGACGACCGTGTCGAGTGGGCGCTCACCAAGGCCGCGCTGTGGAACGAAGTGAAGGACAAGCTGGGCCAGAGTGGCTACGGTCTGTCCGGCGGCCAGCAGCAGCGGCTGTGTATCGCGCGCGGTATCGCGATCCGCCCTGAAGTGCTGCTGCTCGACGAGCCGTGCTCGGCGCTCGATCCGATTTCGACGGGCCGCATCGAGGAACTGATCGCGGAGCTGAAGAGCGACTACACGGTCGTGATCGTTACGCACAACATGCAGCAGGCCGCGCGTTGTTCGGACTACACTGCCTACATGTACCTGGGCGAACTGATCGAATTCGGCGATACCGAGAAGATCTTTATCAAGCCGGTCCGCAAGGAAACCGAAGATTACATCACCGGCCGCTTCGGCTGA
- the pstA gene encoding phosphate ABC transporter permease PstA encodes MSEPILNMPGLADPAALEATRNRLQRRRRGINAVALMLSLAAMAFGLLWLVWILYTTLHLGIGGLSIELFTQSTPPPNTDGGGLANAIVGSLLMVVLATFVGTPIGVLAGVYLAEYGQKSWLASITRFINDILLSAPSIVVGLFVYALMVPRMGHFSGWAGVMSLALLQIPIVIRTTENMLKLVPNALREAAFALGTPKWKMVLSITLKASIAGIVTGVLLAIARIAGETAPLLFTALSNQFFSLDLNQPIANLPVTIYKFAMSPFSQWQSLAWAGVFLITLGVLGLNILARSIFSKK; translated from the coding sequence ATGAGCGAGCCGATCCTGAACATGCCGGGTCTTGCCGATCCGGCGGCACTCGAAGCAACGCGCAACCGCCTGCAACGGCGCCGCCGCGGCATCAACGCGGTGGCGCTCATGCTGTCGCTGGCCGCGATGGCGTTTGGGCTGCTGTGGCTGGTCTGGATTCTGTACACGACGCTGCACCTCGGCATCGGTGGTCTGTCGATCGAGCTGTTCACGCAGTCGACGCCGCCGCCGAACACCGATGGCGGTGGCCTCGCGAATGCGATTGTCGGCAGCCTGCTGATGGTCGTGCTGGCCACGTTCGTCGGTACACCGATCGGCGTGCTGGCGGGCGTCTACCTCGCGGAATACGGTCAGAAGAGCTGGCTTGCGAGCATCACACGCTTCATCAACGACATCCTGCTGTCCGCACCGTCGATCGTTGTCGGCCTGTTCGTGTATGCGCTGATGGTGCCGAGAATGGGCCACTTCAGCGGCTGGGCGGGGGTGATGTCGCTGGCGCTGCTGCAGATCCCGATCGTGATCCGCACAACCGAAAACATGCTGAAGCTGGTGCCGAACGCACTGCGCGAAGCAGCATTCGCGCTCGGCACGCCGAAGTGGAAGATGGTGCTGTCGATCACGCTGAAGGCATCGATCGCCGGCATCGTCACCGGTGTGCTGCTGGCGATCGCGCGGATCGCAGGCGAGACCGCGCCGTTGTTGTTCACCGCGCTGTCGAACCAGTTCTTCTCGCTGGACCTGAACCAGCCGATCGCGAATCTGCCGGTGACGATCTACAAGTTTGCGATGAGCCCGTTCTCGCAATGGCAGTCGCTCGCGTGGGCCGGGGTGTTCCTGATTACGCTCGGGGTGCTGGGATTGAACATCCTCGCGCGCTCGATCTTTTCGAAAAAGTAA
- the pstS gene encoding phosphate ABC transporter substrate-binding protein PstS, giving the protein MKLMQTVFAGVAGALFAIAAQAADVTGAGSTFAAPIYTKWADAYQKSGGGKINYQGIGSSGGIKQIIAKTVDFAGSDAPLKDDDLAKDGLFQFPTVVGGVVPAINVPGVKPGELALSGELLGDIYLGKIKKWNDPAIAALNPKVKLPDTDIAVVRRADGSGTSFIWTNYLSKVNPEWKSKVGEGTTVNWPVGTGGKGNDGVAAFVQRLPGAIGYVEWAYAKQNHMTYASLKNASGAVVEPGTESFKAAAAGADWKKSFYQILTNEPGKDAWPVVGATFVLLHTAQDKPEQGKETLKFFDWAFKNGGSAADELDYISLPSSVVSEIRSQWKDKVKDTAGKAIAE; this is encoded by the coding sequence ATGAAATTGATGCAAACCGTGTTCGCTGGCGTGGCTGGCGCGCTTTTCGCGATCGCAGCACAAGCCGCCGACGTAACCGGCGCGGGCAGCACCTTCGCAGCACCGATCTACACGAAATGGGCTGACGCCTATCAAAAGTCGGGCGGCGGCAAGATCAACTATCAAGGTATCGGCTCGTCGGGCGGCATCAAGCAGATCATCGCCAAAACGGTCGATTTTGCCGGTTCGGACGCTCCGCTGAAGGATGACGACCTCGCGAAAGACGGTCTGTTCCAGTTCCCGACAGTGGTTGGCGGCGTCGTGCCGGCGATCAACGTGCCGGGCGTGAAGCCGGGCGAACTGGCGCTGTCGGGCGAACTGCTCGGCGACATCTACCTCGGCAAGATCAAGAAGTGGAACGACCCGGCCATCGCCGCGCTGAACCCGAAGGTCAAGCTGCCGGATACGGACATCGCAGTCGTGCGCCGTGCAGACGGTTCGGGCACGAGCTTCATCTGGACGAACTATCTGTCCAAGGTGAACCCGGAATGGAAGTCGAAGGTCGGCGAAGGCACGACGGTGAACTGGCCGGTCGGTACGGGCGGCAAGGGTAACGACGGCGTGGCGGCATTCGTGCAACGTCTGCCGGGCGCAATCGGCTACGTCGAATGGGCGTACGCGAAGCAGAACCACATGACGTACGCGTCGCTGAAGAATGCGTCGGGTGCCGTGGTCGAGCCGGGCACGGAAAGCTTCAAGGCGGCTGCTGCTGGCGCGGACTGGAAGAAGTCGTTCTACCAGATCCTCACGAACGAGCCGGGCAAGGACGCATGGCCGGTGGTCGGCGCGACGTTCGTGCTGCTGCACACGGCGCAGGACAAGCCGGAGCAAGGCAAGGAAACGCTGAAGTTCTTCGACTGGGCATTCAAGAACGGCGGTTCGGCTGCCGACGAACTCGATTACATCTCGCTGCCGTCGTCGGTGGTGAGCGAAATCCGTTCGCAGTGGAAAGACAAGGTGAAGGATACGGCTGGCAAGGCGATCGCCGAGTAA